Below is a genomic region from Terriglobia bacterium.
AAACTTTCCGCGGAAAATCGAGACTGAGCGTCTCATCTTACGTCCCTATCGCGCTGGGGACGCTCTCGAGCTACTCGGGTTGGTGGATGGGAACCGCCTGGAACTGATTCGAGAATTCGCACAGATTGCGGCGCTGCAGAACCGGGAACAGATGGATAACTTCATTCTCACCAAGCGCGAGCAGTGGGAACAGCGCAAAAACTTCTGCTATGGGATCTGGCAGAAGGGTGCCGAGCAACTGATCGGGCAAATACAGGTAAAGAACATTACGTGGGAGATACCGGCAGCTGAATTGAGCTATTTCATTGGCAAGGAATCGCAACGGCGTGGATACGCGAGCGAGTGTATTCGCGCGGTTGTTGCAATGGCTTTCGACGAACTTCAATTTGAACGAATCTTCGTACGGATTCTTCCATCCAATGTGAAAAGTCGTGCGATCGCGAAGAAGCTCGGTTTTCAGGAAGAAGGTCTGCACAGAAACGCATTCCGTTGTGGATTCGGGCAATTGCACGACGTTTACTATCTGTCGGCTACCAAAGGAAATCACTGAATTCCAAGTAACAGATCCATCCAATTTGTGCGGAGAAAGACATGGCCGTAACGCTTGTTAACTGTTTTGAGGTGCCCACCGGTCGAGAGGACGAATTCTTCACCCTGTGGCAGGAAGTGAATGAGTACATGCGTGCGCAGCCCGGGTATCTGGGCCACACACTCTATCGCGCAGTGAACCCTGATGCTTCGTTTCGTTTCGTCAACGTCGCCAATTGGGAATCCGCCGGGCACTTCCGCGCCTCGCACAGCGACGAATTTCGAAAATTAGTCAGCCGACCTGAATGGACCGCTTTTACCTCCAAACCTGGACTTTACGAGGTCGTACACAAGGGCGAGGCGCAAGCCGCAGCAGCAGGATAATCGGCGGCTACCTGCTTCCCGGTTGAGCGTTCCCTTCCGCGATCTCCGATGTGCGGTGCGGGCACCTTGTCGCCTGGATCGCGTGGAATCGCAGTGCTCCACATGTAAGGCCCCGATCACCAAATGCCAGTGTGTAACTTCTTCTATTTCACTGCGCTTAGGGCTGGATATGCTTTTTGGGAGCGGATTTCCATTTTCTGTAACTTTGGCCAGAAAACTAAGGGTATAATCCAATAATCCTATATACCGCACGCACTTAGCGGGATCAGATGGCTACCGACCTAGTGGCACCCGACTTGCAGAAAACAGAGCGGGAGAATTCCGTCTCGTCGAGGCGAAGTTCTCGCCAGGCGCCTAACGGTCCCATGACCAAGGATCTGCAAATCCGGTTCGCGGCCATCCTCCTCGGAATCCTCACCGTCACCGCGGTAGTCTTCGCCTGGATCAATTACGAAAAAGAAACCCAGTGGGAATCGCCCGTCGATGGCGTGTGGTGGGTAGAGCACGATGGCCGCGTAATGGCACAGCGCGTCGACCCCGCCGGTCCGGGCGACAAGGCAGGAATTAAGGTCGGAGACCAACTGGTCGCTATCAACGGCGCACAGGTTCATCGAACTGCCGATGCGGTTCGGCAGATGTACCGCACTGGTGTCTGGAAGCAGGCGACGTACTCGGTCGTGCGTGATGGCATTCGCGTTGATATTCAAGGCGTCCTGCTGGCTCCGGCCGACCGCTCGTTCAATCTTGGCCTGCGAATCATCGCGCTGATTTATCTCGGCATCGGACTGTATGTCCTCCTCAGGCGCTGGACTGCGCCGAAGTCGACGCACTTCTACCTGTTCTGCCTGGTTTCATTCATCTTCTACTCGTTCAAATACACGGGGAAGCTGAACCAGTTTGACCTTAGTATCTACTGGGGCAATGTCGTTGCGTGGCTGTTGCAGCCGGCGCTGTTCGTGCATTTCGCGCTGACCTTCCCTGAAAAGAAGGTGTCCCTGGCGCGAAGAAATTGGCTGGCGTGGCTGATTTACATACCGGGCGCGCTACTCCTGGCGATGCACTTCTTCTTCGTGCAAATGACACCGCCGAGCGAACTGGTCCGCTGGAACCTCGACCGCATCCAGATGGTTTACCTCACGGGGTATTACATTTGGGCCGCCGTGGTGCTGTTCCAAAGCTATCGCAATTCGCGCACGCCGCTGATGCGCCAGCAGATGAAGTGGGTGACGCGCGGCACGGTCCTTTCAGTCGCGCCCTTCACGCTCTTCTATGTCATTCCGTACCTGATGGGCGCATCACCGTCCTTCGCGATGAAGTTCTCGGTGCTGTCGCTGGTTTTCGTGCCGCTGACTTTCGGCTACGCGATCTTCCGCTACCGGTTGATGGATGTGGACCTGATCTTCAAGCGGGGCATGGCCTATACGCTGGCAGCGGCAACGATTGCAGGAATCTACTTCGCGGCCGTCGGCATGACAGCCGAGTTGTTCCACAAGAATTTCCCGAGCATGGGCCCGTCGGGATTGATCGCCGCGATCGTGGTGACGGCGCTGCTCTTCGATCCATTCAAAAACTACATCACCGACCGGCTCGACAAGATCTTCTACCGCAAGCGTTACGATTTCCGTAAAACGCTGCTGGAATTTGGCCGCGATTTGAACTCCGAAACGGATCTCGACCGGTTGCTGTCGATGGTCATTGACCGCCTGTCCCGCACCCTGGAAATCGACCGCATCGCGATCTTTACGGCGACGGATAATGAGTTCGGGGACAGCTTCGTGCTTGCGAAGTCGTTCGGCATCGCGCAAACAACGGCGCTCGACCTGAGCTTCCTCGCCGATCGCCCTGAATACCAGTCCGGGCACCTGTTCTTCGACAACACCCACCAGGCGGTTCGGGAAACCGAGAGCGCGCAGCAGACGATCCAGAAGCTCGACCTGAATTACTACATTCCCTGCACGGTGATGAACAAGACGATTGCCGTGCTCGGCATGGGCAAGACGAGCGAAGGCGACTTCCTGTCAAGCGAAGACGTCGAGTTGCTCGAAACGTTGGCCGGATACATCGGGATCGCCATTCAGAATGCTCGGCTGTACGATTCACTCGCGACCAAGGTGCAGCAGTACGAACGCCTGAAAGAGTTCAACGAGAACATCGTCGAATCGATCAACGTTGGTATCTTCACGCTCGATCTCGACGACCGTATCGAATCCTGGAACGCGCAGATGGAAGTGATGTATGCCCTGCCGCGCGCCGAAGCCATCCGCCGGCCGATCAGCGAAGTTCTCCCGGCAAGCTTCTGCGAGGAGTTCTACCGCGTCCGGCAGAATGCGGGCATCCACAATCTTTACAAGTTCCGCCTGGGCACCACGGCGGGCGATACGCGCACCTGCAATATCGCGATCGCCCCACTCGTCACCCGCGACTTCAGCGCTGTGGGCCGCGTGGTGATCGTAGACGATATCACCGAGCGCATGGATCTCGAGGCGCAACTGGCGCAGTCCGACAAGATGTCGTCGATCGGTCTGCTGGCCGCCGGCGTCGCGCACGAGGTCAACACACCGCTGGCCGTCATCTCTTCGTACGCGCAGATGCTCGCCAAGCAGTTGCAGGGCGACGAGAGACGCTCTGCCCTGCTGGACAAGATCACGCGGCAGACCTTCCGTGCGTCGGAGATCGTTAACAATCTGCTGAACTTCTCTCGCACCAGCGGCACCGAGTTCAAGCCGGTGGACCTGAATAAGATCATTCACGACACGCTGGCGCTGCTGGAACATCAGTTCAAAACCGCGGGGATCAAGGTACAGGGGGACTTAACAACCGGCTTGCCGCCGATCCAGGGCAACGCCGGGAAGCTGCAACAGGTCTTCCTGAACCTGTTCCTGAACGCGAAAGATGCGATGCCCAAAGGGGGCACTCTCAGCGTTGCGACGACGAATGGTCGCGCCGTGCACGTCACCGTAGGCGATACCGGCGAAGGCATCGCGGCGGAACACATTCACCGGATCTACGATCCGTTCTTCACGACCAAGAACCGGCCGAAGCAGGGCAACAGCGGCGGCACCGGACTTGGGCTCTCGGTTACCTACGGCATCATCCAGGAGCATGCCGGGAAGATTCGCGTTGAGAGCAAGCCTGGCGAAGGCACGCGGTTCTTCATGGAATTCCCAATGATTCGAAAGGCGGTCAATGTCTGACGTACTGGTTTCCCGCCCTCCCAACGCCCAGAACGGCGCAACGGCGGGGACGATCCTCATCATCGATGACGAGTTTGAAATCCGCGAGTCGCTGCAAACGTTGCTCGAAATGGAAGGCTACGCCGTGGAGGTCGCGGAGGACGGCGAACAGGGCCTGAACCAGATCGCCACGCGTCCCTTCGATCTCGTGCTGCTCGACTTCGCGCTTCCCGACCGGAACGGCATCGAAATTTTGCGCGACATTCGCGAGCGCGCGCCCGAACTCGCCGTCATCATGATCACCGCGTATGGCACGGTGGAAAACGCCGTTAACGCCATGCAGGGCGGTGCAGTCAACTTCATCCAGAAACCGTGGCAAAACGAAAAGCTGCTGGCCGACGTAGCCGCTGCGATCGGTCGTCGGCGCGCGGAAGAAGAAAATATCCAGCTCAAGCGCATTCTCAACAAGCGCTACCGCTTTGAGAACATCGTCGGCAAGAGCGAGCCGATGCAGAAGATTTACGACCTGGTGCAACAGGTCGCGCCGAGCCGGAGCACCATCCTGCTGAACGGCGAGAGCGGCACCGGCAAGGAACTGATCGCGAAGGCGATTCACATCAACTCGCCGCGCAAGGATCGCCCGTTCATTCCTGTCAATACCGGGTCCATGCCGGCCGACCTGCTGGAATCGACGCTTTTCGGCCACGTAAAGGGCGCTTTCACCAGCGCGGTGGCAAGCAAAAAGGGCCTGTTCGAAGTCGCGGATAAGGGCACGCTTTTCCTCGACGAAATCGGAACGATGTCGATGGAGACACAGGCGAAGATCCTGCGCGTCTTGCAGGACCGCAAATTCATGCACCTGGGCGGCATTCACGAAGTGCAGGTCGACGTCCGAATCGTCGCCGCGACGAACGTCGATCTCCGCCAGGCTGTGAAGGACGGCAAGTTCCGCGAGGACCTCTTCTATCGCCTGAACGTTATCACCATCGATCTGCCGCCGCTGCGCAATCGCAAGGAAGACATCCCGCTGCTGGTCGACCACTTCGTAAAACGCTTCTGCGAAGAGAATCAAAAGCCGCTACTCACGGTGACCTCCGCAGTACTGCACGCGCTGATGGATTACAACTTCCCCGGCAACGTTCGCGAGTTGGAAAACGTGATGGAGCGCGCGGTGGTGCTGGCCTCCGGAACGATGGTCACGCCGGACCTGCTGCCGGACAGCATTGTGGGCCGAAGTTCCACACTGGACCTGATCGGCTCGCGGCCTGACGCTTCCCTGTTTGACATCATGGAAGACGCCGAGCGCCGCATCATAAGCGAGATGCTGGAAAAATGTGCGTGGAACCAGACTGAAGCCGCCAAGCGCTTCCGTATCCCGCTCTCCACGCTGAACCAGAAGATCAAGCGTCTCGGTATAGAACTCGATAAGCGCAACGGCAACGGCCGCGAAGCTACCGCGTAAGTAGTCCGCTTCGTGTCCCACATCTGCCGCCGTTCGCAGATGTGGGTCTTTTCTGCTACTTTTTTCTTTATGTCCAAGGTTGACGACGAACTGGCTGCTCTGCGGGCCCAGGTAGCTACCCTGACCTCACGCATCTATCGTCTCGAGCAGCAAGCAGGAATTCCGTCGGAGCAACCGGTGCCTCCGTTTCGAGCGCCAGCGCCAGTGATCCCCGCGCCAACACCTTCGCCAAGGCTGCCGGCTCATCCCTCAGCGCGCGAGCCCCACCCCGGAGGCCTCGAGAGTAGGATCGGGCAGCTCTGGCTCAATCGCATCGGCATCATTGCCACCCTCATCGGCATTTCCTATTTCATCAAGTACGCATTCGATAACAACTGGATCGGTGCGTCGGCGATCATCGCGCTTGGACTGATTGGCGGTGTTGCGCTGATCGCATGGAGCGAGCTGTTTCGGCGAAAAGGGTTCGCGGGTTTCTCCTATTCCCTGAAGGCGATCGGCATCGGCACCCTCTATCTATCGCTCTGGGGTGCCTGTCAGGTCTACCAACTTATACCCGCAGCGGTTTCGTTCGTGGCAATGATCGCCGTGACGATCTTCACAATGTTCCTCGCCCTCAAGCAGGACGCGGAAATCCTCGCGGGGTTTGCGATGCTCGGCGGCTTTGCCACTCCTATCCTGCTCTCAACCGGGCAGAACCAGGAGGTGGTTCTCTTCTCCTACGTGTGCCTGCTCGATCTTGCCGTGCTCGCAATGGTGGCGCGGAAGCCGTGGCGGCGCTTGCTGGTCGGCAGTTTCATCGGCACGATCATTCTCTACTGGGTTTGGGAATTTTCGTATTACAGCGGCCCGCAGCGCCCCCTGACGGTGTTCTACGCGGTGCTATTCGCCGCGATCTTCGCTGTCATTCCGCTGCTCACGCCGCTCACACGCTCGCGCTGGCACCAGGGCTTCTCGATCACGCTCACCGTCCTGCCGCTCGCAAATGCCGCGCAGTTGTTCGCGGCCCTCTACGCCATGTACGACCAGGACCAGCCCACGCTTGCCTGGTACGCCGCCGGACTGACAGTCGTTTATGTTCTCCTGGGATTTCAACTCAAGCGCCGCGCCGGCGAGCCTGACGTCGTCCACCTCGTCGATCTCATTCACGCGACAATCGCTTTCACATTCGCCACACTTTACGTGCCTCTGGCGTTCCAAGCACACTGGATCACTATCGGGTGGCTTATCGAATCGGGCCTGCTGCTGTTCGTGGCCAGCCGCATCAAGACCGATTTCTTACGTTATCTCGCGACCGCGACCTTACCCCTCGCGATCGTTCGCCTGCTATTTTTCGAGAGCTTCCAGGTTCAAACCGTCATGCTCAACGAACGCTTCGCGACTTACCTCGTAGCGATCGGGGTTCTCGGTGCAATCGTTGCTGCCGGGTATCGGAACGCGAGTCCGCGCGAAATGCCGTTTGTGCGTGCTGCGGCAGTGCTGCTGAACGTGCTGGCCCTCGTCGCACTCACACTCGAAGCCTCCGACTATTTCAACCGCGAACTTGCCGCGTGGTTCCGCACGCACAACGTCGTCTCCCATGCCGGGACCCAGCAGATCATTTTCCAGCGGAACCTCAGCTTCTCTGCGATCTGGCTCGCTTACGGTGCCGCGCTGATGATTTACGGCTTCTGGAAGATGTCGTCATTTGTGCGCTGGCAGGCTTTGGTGCTGATCGCCTTCACCGTCGGAAAGGTCTTTCTCTACGACGTTTCAGAACTACAGCAGGGGTACCGCATCGTGAGCTTTATCGCGCTGGGAATCGTGCTTATGGTGCTGTCCTACGCGTATCAACGCGATTGGCTGAAACTGTCATCCGCACGTTGAGTTACGCGCCGTGGGCGAAGATTATCCCCAAATCTCCTTCGCAGTTCCGACCAGAATCCGCCGCTTTACTTCTTCACTCAGCGGCAGCGCGCGGAAATCGTCGAGATTGCCTTTTATATCCGGCACGCCCGGCCCAGGCCAATCCGTGCCGAACAGCGACTTGTGTGCGATTTCCTCCAGCCGCGGAAAATACTTGAGCAGCGATTTCGGCGGGTTCCCGCTGATGTCGAGATATACGTTAGGATGCCGCCGCACCAGGAAGAATGCGGTATCCATCCACAGTGGCCGTCCCCCGTGCGCCAGCAGGATTTTCAGCTTTGGGAAATCGACGGCGACATCGTCGACGTAAATCGGGTCTCCGTACTTGTTGCGCGCGCCAGGAAAAATCGATGTACCCGTATGAATCATCACCGGGATGCCGTTCGCCTCGGCGGCACTATAAATGATCTCCAGTTCCTTCGTTCCGTGCAGGTAATCGTTGGGATAGAGCAACTGGTGCGGCGGGTGGATCTTGATCAGCCGAATGCCGAGGCGGACGATCTGCTCCATGTCGGCCAGCACGTTGGGCGAATGCTTCGGGTGGATGCTGCCGCACGATAAGAGGCGCTTCGGGTCGGCCTGCACGTATCGCGCAATCCACTCGTTGACCTCGGGTGTGAACCCGATGATCTCCGGCGCGACGTAGTTGATGAGTACGGCACGATCCACGCCGCACGCATCAAGATGCGCGAGGAACGCCTTCGGCGAGCGCGAGAACTCCTCGATCTGCGCGAAGTTCGCTCGCTTGCGCTTCATCGTCGCCAGCGCCTCGGGTCGAAACATTTCTATGGGCGAAATATGTATGTGACAGTCGGTGAGCAAGTCAGTTCCCAGTGCCCGGTTCCAGTTGAATACCGGCGCTGATGAATTTACCAGATGAACAGCGAGTACCGGCAGGCGGTAAGAGAAAGGCTCCCGCTTTGGGCAGGAGCTCTCAATTCACAGTTCGACTAGATATGACAATGTCTCATTCCGCGCTTCGCCAGGTATTGCTGGTGATAATCTTCTGCGCGGTAGAAAGTCTGCGCGGGGACAATCTCGGTCACGATTGGGTTCTGGAACTGCGCCTGGGCCGCCTGCTTTGAAGCCTTTGCTGCAGCTTCCTGCTCCGGTGAATGGAAGAAGATGACCGAACGATATTGCGTTCCGACATCCGGGCCCTGGCGGTTCTTTGTCGTCGGGTTATGCAGCTTCCAAAAACGGGCGAGCAGAGTGTCATACGATACACGAGCGGGATCGAACGTCACCTCGACAACCTCGGCATGACCGGTGCGGTCGGTGCACACGTCGTGGTAGGTCGGATTCTCGAACGTTCCGCCCTCATAGCCGACTGCTGCGTCGACCACACCTGGAATTTCGCGGAAATCAGCTTCTACGCCCCAGAAACACCCCGCCCCAAAAGTAGCTTTTTCGTAAGACATAGTTTCTCCTGTGCTATTCGATGCAGTTCGAGGCTTTTGGTTACGACCTCGTGTCTCTTCGCGCCCTTCGTGGTCAGGCTTTGCCTGCCGCCAAAATCGCCTTCTTCGCGAACACCCGCACCATCTCCCGCCGATACTCTGGTGTGAGCATGGATGTGGTAAGCGGTTTTGCGGTCTGCGCCGCCAGTTCGGCGACAACCTGTGCGTAGTGCTCGCTCACGGCTCTCCCCACCAGAGCATGTTCAACGCTGGGCACCAGAAGAGGCGCGGGATTCACTCCGGTGATCGCGACGCGCACCTGCTCGACGACGCCGCGATTGACCTTCATCGCAACCGCCACTCCGGCGAGCGGATAATCAATTGACCCACGAAGACGAAGCTTCTGGTAGTTCCCCTTCCAACCCGAGGACGCTTCCGGCAGCAGGACACGCGTCAGCATTTCGTAGCGCTGCATTCGTAGGTGAGCGATGCCGTCATTGCCATAGAACTGCGCGATAGGGATGCGGCGGAATCCGTTCGGGCCAGCGACCTCAACTTCGGCATTGAGGCAGAGTAGCGCCGGCGCGGTGTCGCCGCTGAAGACCGCCCAGCAGACATCGCTCCCCGGCGCGACATGACACTGGTTCCCGTCCTTCTTCAGGCAGAAGCCGCAGCTCTTACGCCATTGCAGCGACTGGTTGTACCAGAGACAACGCGTATCAAGGCAGAGATTGCCTCCGAGTGTCCCCATATTGCGCAGCACCGGCGACGCGACTGTCACCGCGGCGTGGTGCAGCACGGAGTAATTGCGCTGCAGAA
It encodes:
- a CDS encoding sigma-54 dependent transcriptional regulator, which encodes MSDVLVSRPPNAQNGATAGTILIIDDEFEIRESLQTLLEMEGYAVEVAEDGEQGLNQIATRPFDLVLLDFALPDRNGIEILRDIRERAPELAVIMITAYGTVENAVNAMQGGAVNFIQKPWQNEKLLADVAAAIGRRRAEEENIQLKRILNKRYRFENIVGKSEPMQKIYDLVQQVAPSRSTILLNGESGTGKELIAKAIHINSPRKDRPFIPVNTGSMPADLLESTLFGHVKGAFTSAVASKKGLFEVADKGTLFLDEIGTMSMETQAKILRVLQDRKFMHLGGIHEVQVDVRIVAATNVDLRQAVKDGKFREDLFYRLNVITIDLPPLRNRKEDIPLLVDHFVKRFCEENQKPLLTVTSAVLHALMDYNFPGNVRELENVMERAVVLASGTMVTPDLLPDSIVGRSSTLDLIGSRPDASLFDIMEDAERRIISEMLEKCAWNQTEAAKRFRIPLSTLNQKIKRLGIELDKRNGNGREATA
- a CDS encoding antibiotic biosynthesis monooxygenase family protein, with amino-acid sequence MAVTLVNCFEVPTGREDEFFTLWQEVNEYMRAQPGYLGHTLYRAVNPDASFRFVNVANWESAGHFRASHSDEFRKLVSRPEWTAFTSKPGLYEVVHKGEAQAAAAG
- a CDS encoding FAD binding domain-containing protein, with amino-acid sequence MSLPEFRLLRPRTVQESVRLLEQHAPDVRIIAGGTDLIPSMKQRLFTPKYVMDIRGIESMHGIRAMPGAGVEIGALTTISNIEDSGFLQRNYSVLHHAAVTVASPVLRNMGTLGGNLCLDTRCLWYNQSLQWRKSCGFCLKKDGNQCHVAPGSDVCWAVFSGDTAPALLCLNAEVEVAGPNGFRRIPIAQFYGNDGIAHLRMQRYEMLTRVLLPEASSGWKGNYQKLRLRGSIDYPLAGVAVAMKVNRGVVEQVRVAITGVNPAPLLVPSVEHALVGRAVSEHYAQVVAELAAQTAKPLTTSMLTPEYRREMVRVFAKKAILAAGKA
- the msrA gene encoding peptide-methionine (S)-S-oxide reductase MsrA is translated as MSYEKATFGAGCFWGVEADFREIPGVVDAAVGYEGGTFENPTYHDVCTDRTGHAEVVEVTFDPARVSYDTLLARFWKLHNPTTKNRQGPDVGTQYRSVIFFHSPEQEAAAKASKQAAQAQFQNPIVTEIVPAQTFYRAEDYHQQYLAKRGMRHCHI
- a CDS encoding DUF2339 domain-containing protein, which translates into the protein MSKVDDELAALRAQVATLTSRIYRLEQQAGIPSEQPVPPFRAPAPVIPAPTPSPRLPAHPSAREPHPGGLESRIGQLWLNRIGIIATLIGISYFIKYAFDNNWIGASAIIALGLIGGVALIAWSELFRRKGFAGFSYSLKAIGIGTLYLSLWGACQVYQLIPAAVSFVAMIAVTIFTMFLALKQDAEILAGFAMLGGFATPILLSTGQNQEVVLFSYVCLLDLAVLAMVARKPWRRLLVGSFIGTIILYWVWEFSYYSGPQRPLTVFYAVLFAAIFAVIPLLTPLTRSRWHQGFSITLTVLPLANAAQLFAALYAMYDQDQPTLAWYAAGLTVVYVLLGFQLKRRAGEPDVVHLVDLIHATIAFTFATLYVPLAFQAHWITIGWLIESGLLLFVASRIKTDFLRYLATATLPLAIVRLLFFESFQVQTVMLNERFATYLVAIGVLGAIVAAGYRNASPREMPFVRAAAVLLNVLALVALTLEASDYFNRELAAWFRTHNVVSHAGTQQIIFQRNLSFSAIWLAYGAALMIYGFWKMSSFVRWQALVLIAFTVGKVFLYDVSELQQGYRIVSFIALGIVLMVLSYAYQRDWLKLSSAR
- a CDS encoding amidohydrolase family protein, producing the protein MLTDCHIHISPIEMFRPEALATMKRKRANFAQIEEFSRSPKAFLAHLDACGVDRAVLINYVAPEIIGFTPEVNEWIARYVQADPKRLLSCGSIHPKHSPNVLADMEQIVRLGIRLIKIHPPHQLLYPNDYLHGTKELEIIYSAAEANGIPVMIHTGTSIFPGARNKYGDPIYVDDVAVDFPKLKILLAHGGRPLWMDTAFFLVRRHPNVYLDISGNPPKSLLKYFPRLEEIAHKSLFGTDWPGPGVPDIKGNLDDFRALPLSEEVKRRILVGTAKEIWG
- a CDS encoding ATP-binding protein; its protein translation is MTKDLQIRFAAILLGILTVTAVVFAWINYEKETQWESPVDGVWWVEHDGRVMAQRVDPAGPGDKAGIKVGDQLVAINGAQVHRTADAVRQMYRTGVWKQATYSVVRDGIRVDIQGVLLAPADRSFNLGLRIIALIYLGIGLYVLLRRWTAPKSTHFYLFCLVSFIFYSFKYTGKLNQFDLSIYWGNVVAWLLQPALFVHFALTFPEKKVSLARRNWLAWLIYIPGALLLAMHFFFVQMTPPSELVRWNLDRIQMVYLTGYYIWAAVVLFQSYRNSRTPLMRQQMKWVTRGTVLSVAPFTLFYVIPYLMGASPSFAMKFSVLSLVFVPLTFGYAIFRYRLMDVDLIFKRGMAYTLAAATIAGIYFAAVGMTAELFHKNFPSMGPSGLIAAIVVTALLFDPFKNYITDRLDKIFYRKRYDFRKTLLEFGRDLNSETDLDRLLSMVIDRLSRTLEIDRIAIFTATDNEFGDSFVLAKSFGIAQTTALDLSFLADRPEYQSGHLFFDNTHQAVRETESAQQTIQKLDLNYYIPCTVMNKTIAVLGMGKTSEGDFLSSEDVELLETLAGYIGIAIQNARLYDSLATKVQQYERLKEFNENIVESINVGIFTLDLDDRIESWNAQMEVMYALPRAEAIRRPISEVLPASFCEEFYRVRQNAGIHNLYKFRLGTTAGDTRTCNIAIAPLVTRDFSAVGRVVIVDDITERMDLEAQLAQSDKMSSIGLLAAGVAHEVNTPLAVISSYAQMLAKQLQGDERRSALLDKITRQTFRASEIVNNLLNFSRTSGTEFKPVDLNKIIHDTLALLEHQFKTAGIKVQGDLTTGLPPIQGNAGKLQQVFLNLFLNAKDAMPKGGTLSVATTNGRAVHVTVGDTGEGIAAEHIHRIYDPFFTTKNRPKQGNSGGTGLGLSVTYGIIQEHAGKIRVESKPGEGTRFFMEFPMIRKAVNV
- a CDS encoding GNAT family protein → MGEKNFPRKIETERLILRPYRAGDALELLGLVDGNRLELIREFAQIAALQNREQMDNFILTKREQWEQRKNFCYGIWQKGAEQLIGQIQVKNITWEIPAAELSYFIGKESQRRGYASECIRAVVAMAFDELQFERIFVRILPSNVKSRAIAKKLGFQEEGLHRNAFRCGFGQLHDVYYLSATKGNH